The Brevibacterium atlanticum genome segment TGCCGCGCCAGAAGTTCGGGTTCGCCTTGAGCGTGACCGACTTGTTCGCCTCATAGCTCTCGAGCTGGAACGGACCCGAACCGACGGAATCCTTATCGTTCTTGAAATCGCCGGGCTTGTCGATCTTCGACCACACGTGTTCGGGGACGATGGGGATCTCCTGGCCCGGGTTGTTCGCCTGCGGCTTCTTCAGGGTGATGACGAGGGTGTCGTCGTCCGGCGCCTCGACCTTGTCGAAGTTCTCGACGAGGCTGCCGTTGGCGACGGCCATCTCGTCCTTCTCCATCATCTGGGTGTACGTCCAGGCGACGTCCTTCGATGTCAGCGGTTCACCGTCGGACCACTTCATGTCCGGTCGCATCTGATAGGTCCAGACCAGTCCGTCGTCGTCCGTGTTCCACTCGGTCGCGAGGCCCTCGGTGACCGAGCCGTCCTTGGCGTCGTTGGCCACGAGGTTCTCGTACATGTACCGGAACGTGTTCGTCGGCAGCAGGTAGAAGGAGGTGAATGGGTTGAAAGAGTCGATGAAGCCGTCGGTGGCGATCCGCAGCACGTTATCGCCCGGGGCCTCGGAGGTCGCCGCCTGGGCCGGCGCGGTGGCCAGCGATCCGGCAAGCGCCAGTGCTGCGACGCCGGCGAGACACCGGTGCCACCCTCTGCGCAATGTGGGGTTGGTGAACATCCCTGTCCCTCTGTTCTTTCAGTGATTCGGTTATGGATATCTGCAGGTGAGATCCTGCTCACACTTCATCCTAAGTCGCTGTGACCTCAACTTCGGACAAATGCGCCCTGTTTGTCTGCGTGGCACTCACCGTCCTCCCCTGCAGCGCGGGAGGGCCCGCCCGCGGGCGATGCCGTGAGCTCCGGCTCCCCCGCCTCGGCGAGGACATCGTCGATCGTCTGCCCGGCCCGGATGAGGAAGAACTGCGGCGCCCCTTCGCCGAGGCGGCCCCCGGCACGACGCTCATCCGCGGCCGGGGATGGGCTGGGTCCGGTCTGGTCAGTGCCGGTCGGGGCCGGCCGGTTCGGGTCGGCTCCACCACCGGCGGCGGTGATGCGGTAGCCGTAGACGGGCACGCGCGGGAGGAGATTGTAGGAGAAGGGGTTCGAGAAGTAGTACGCGCCGGTGTCGGGCACGGCGACGAGGTCGCCGGCGTCGAGGCCGGGCAGCATCCGATCGCGGGCGAGCAGATCTCCGGCGAAGCAGGCGGGGCCGGCGACGTCGGTGGGGACCGCCTCGGCGATCTTGGGGCGGCCCTGCGGGTCGAAGGGCAGGATGCGCAGGGGCCAGTCCGCGGGAGCGTAGGCGGTGCGGGTGGCGACCTGGACGCCCGCGTGGGTCATCGCGATGCGTCGGCCGCCGGTGGTCTTCGCGTATTCGACGCGGGTGAGGATCGTGCCGGCCTTCGCGAGCAGGGCACGGCCGAATTCGGTGACGATGTCGAAGTCGAAGAGCTCGGGGATCCGGGTCTCGAGAGCGCTGCGGTAGTCGGCGAAGGTCGGGGTGACCTCCTCGCCGTCGAAGTTCACGGGCAGTCCCCCGCCGATGTCGATGCAGGTGACCTGCCGTCGGCCTGCTCTGGTGTTGATCTCTGCCGCGAGTTCGACGGCCACGGCGACACCTTCGGCTGCCTGTTCGAGGCCGATGCCCTGCGACCCCGAATGGACATGGACCTGGGTCAGCCACGGCCGGGAGAGATAGGCCTCGATGACGGCGGCACGGGATCCTTCGTCGGTGAGGCCGATGCCGAACTTCGACGTCTGGGTGGCGGTGCTCAGCGCGCCGATCGTGCCCGTGCCCGACTGCGGGTTGATACGGATGCCGATCCTCGCCGAGGTGGGGGCGGGATACGCGGAACCCACGGCCGGTGTCAACGTCGTCGTCCCCGCCGAAGCGGGGGCGGGGGTCGCCTCCGAGGCAAGGGCGGGGGCTGCCGTCCCCGGCGCGGCGGCTGTCGTGTGTCGCTCCTCGAGGAGCGTGTCGAGTCGAGCGAGTTCCTCGAGGTTGTCGATGTTCATCGACACTCCGAGTTCGACGGCTCGACGCAGTTCGGTCCAGGTCTTCGCGGGTGAATCGAAGACGATCCGGTCGGGGGTGAACCCGGCGGCGAGAGCGAGTTCGAGCTCGCCGGGACTGGCGACCTCGCAGCCGGCCCCCGCCTCGGCGTAGAGGCGCAGCAGCGGGCGGAGCGGCACGGCCTTGCAGGCCACGGCATGGAGGACCTCGTGGTCGGAGGCGAAGGCCGAGCTCAGCTGCGCAAAAGCTGCGTCGATGTGGTCGAGGTCGATGAGACCGATGACGGGGTGTGCGTCACTGAGGGCGGGAGCGCCGGTTTGGTCCGACGTGTCGGCGATGGTGGTGATCGCGCGCGCCCGCCGGGCGGAGATTGAGGAAGCGTCGTGTCTGGTGTGCATCATGTCCTTCGTCAGCGGTATGAGTGCACTCTAGAACGCCAGCTCCATAAGGTTCGGACACTATTGCGCCAACGTTCTCGCGGCACAGTTGTGATGAACCGACAATCAGGGTCGTGTGCTGCCGCCTCGTTCGCTGCCGCTGCGTTCGCTGCCGCGTCGTTCGCTGCCGAGAGCGGTCTCCCTGTCGACGACGAGGACGGAGAGTTCCAGCCACAGTCTTTCGGCACGTTCGGAGGTCGACAGTCCGGTGATCTCCTCGATCCGGCCGAGTCGATGGCGCAGGGAGTTCGTGTGCACGTGCAGTCGGCGCGATGCCTCGGCGGAATTGCCGACGGTGGCGAAGTAGACCCGCAGCGTCTCGAGCAGCTGCCCGTTGTGCTCCGCATCGTGGGCGGCGAGCGCCCGCGCCGGTGCCGAGATCTGCGGGCTCACGGCAGACGACCCGAACGGTGGGTGAACCGTATGCGGCGCGGTGCCTGACATCGGACTCTGTGAACCCACACCGCTCGTCGGGAGCTGCGAATCCGCGGCGCGGAGGGCGTCGGCCGCCGTGAGTCCGATGAGCTCGGCGGCGACGTCATCGGCCGTGGCACCGATCGCCTGAGCGGTGACGGTCGACGAATCTCTGCCTGAGGGTGAGTGCCCCCGCTCCGCTGCCGGCCCCCGCTCCGGAGGATGGCTCGTGTCCGCCGCCCGGCCCCGTGCCCGAGTGCCGCGGCTGAGCAGCGCATCGACGATGTCGACTGCCTCCTTCCACGCCCGGTGCACATGATCGAGTCTCTCGACGGTGCACCCTACCCCGAAGAGGAGCATCCCGGACGACGGCAGCGATCGCTTGAGCGCCGCGAGCACACGCGTCTTGACCTCGGCCGCGGTGAAGTGACCGTCGATGTGGACGAGCACCGCGAGCCGGCCGGTGCGGTCGTCGTGAGCGAGGACGGCATCGGCGAAGGCCGCACGCAGATGGAACCGCAGCGCCGGTTCCCGCTCCGGGGCCACCTCGGCGAAGGCGAGAGCCGCGTAGTGCCCGGAGAAGGGCAGTGCGAGCAGCGTCGCGGCCGGCCCCAGGTCAGCGGCGCCGAGGAGGATCGACCCAAGCGCTTCACGGCGGATGCGCTTCTCGAACGGTGAGCGCCGCAGGGTGCGCAGCATGACCGGAAGTGCCGCGCGGGCCGCGTCGCGGAGCACCTCACGCAGCGATTCGGGAGCCACGGACTCCGGATAGGCGGCCCAGATCGTGCCGATGAGCTCGCCCTCGCTGCGCAGTGCGATCACCGACCGTGCCGGGGTCGCACCGTCGGCGGGACGCTCGACGACGTCGGTCGAGCGGCGCACGGTGTCGAGGAATCCGGACTCCTCGAGTTCGGCGATGCGCCAGCCCGGGATCGCACCGGAGAGGATCGTCTCGCGGCGGATCTCATCGAGCTCGTCGCCGAGGTTGGCATGGGCGAGGACGCGGGAGGCCGGGTCCTCGATGGTGATCGATGCGCCCGTCGTTTCCGCGATGACCGCGGCCAGCGCGCTGAGGTCATCGACATCAGGCCAGGCCAGAGTGCTCGCGGCCCCCTCGCGGAGCTGGCGGAGATGGACGAGCACCTCGGACCACGTCACGGCCGGGGACCGTTCGAGGAGCACCGGTGCGGACTCTCCCTGGCGATTCGCGGGGGCGTCGGTGAGGTGATCGTGGGTTCCGGGCGAGAGGATCAGCGCCGCCGCCCCGCGGTGGGTTTCGATCAGCGCGTCGAGATGGCCGGAGCCGGCGACCGCCTCGGTGATGAGCACGACGGTGCCGGTCAGCGTCGGAGTATCGGCGTGCAGGTCGAAGTCGAACTCGACCCGGGTGACGACGACATCGTCGGTCGCCTCGGTGAGTGGCAGGAGGAAGCCCTCGGTGTCCCGGATCAAGTGGGACAGGCGGGGACTCGCGGCGTCTGTCATGGGTCCCACTCTAATAGGCGGGCCGGCGGCTGCGGGTGGCGGCGACGATCGCCCACCGAGGCGGCGGGCCCCGTGTTCACGGGCTCGCGGCACGGGGCGGCCGCCTCGGCGGGGGATTCCTATTCCGGTGAGTAGTACTTGAACTGAAGGGCGCGGACGACGAGCTGGGCGAGGTTCTTCGCGCCCAGCTTGGTGCGCAGGTTCTTCGCGTGCGACTTCACCGTGTACATCGTGACGAACTGCGCCTCGGCGATTTCGTCGTAGCCGTGCCCCTGGCAGAGCAGGGTGAGCAGCTCGAGCTCCCGGTCGGTCAGCTGCGGCGCGGAGAGCGGGGCCTCGGGCAGGTGATCGCCGCTGATGCTGATGTCCTCGGCCAGGCCTTTGAGCAGTTCGGGCGACTCCCCCGCCGAGGCGGCGCGTACGACCGAAACGAGTTCTTCCTCGCCGGCCGTCTTATTCACCACGGCGAGTGCACCGGCCTCGAGTCCGCGGGCGATGCCCGGCCCGGGCGCCACGGTGGTCAGCAGCACCACGCGGGCGTCCGGGTCGCGCTCGAGGATGGCCCCCGTCGCGTCGACGCCGCTCATTCCCGGCGGCATGTTGACGTCCATGAGCACGAGGTCGGGACGGTGCGCGGTGAAGGACTCGACGGCCTCCTCGCCGGAGTGGACCGGGTCGAGGACGGCGAAGTCGCCGGCGTCCCGCAGCGCCGCGGTGACCGCGCGCGTCGTCCAGGAATCGTCGTCGACGACGAGGATCGACGTCACGCGTCGACCGTATTCCGATCGCCGGCGGAGTCATCGCGGGCGGGCCGATCGCCGCCGTGGGTGATCGATCCGCCTTCGCTGGTCGACTCGCTGGGATGCCCCGGTCCGCCTCCAAGGCCGCGTTCGACCACTGTCTCCTGGTCTCCTTCGTCCATCGCCGAGGCGGAAGCCCCACTGTCGTTCATCGGCGCGGACAGCACGTCGTCACCGATGACGTCGATCATCACGGCGTCCGAATCCACCGCCGCACGGGTGCCAGCCGCCGTCACGGACGCCGACCCGGCGGACGGACCTGCGGACGTGATCCCCGCCGACGGCGCGAGGAATCGGACGGGCAGAGCCACCTCGACGACGGCTCGCTCCTCCTCATCGGTCGCGACCCGGCACCGCCCGCCCACCGCGGTCGCACGTCGGGTCAGTGATCGCGGTGCCTGAGTGAGTGCGGCGGGGGTTTCGTTGATGCTGCGGCAGACCAGCTCAGCCCGGTCGCCGTCCTCGCCGCGCATCTCGACCTCGATCGAGGCGGGAGTGGCCGGAGTGGAGTGGCGGATGACGTTCGTGGCCAGCTCGAGCATGACGGCGCGGAAATGGTGTCCCAGCATGCTCGAGGAATATGCCGGCAGCGGCGACAGACTGGTCGTCAGCGGCACGGAGCCGGCCGTGCAGCCGTCTTCGATCGCGGTCGTCAGCTGCTCGGCCTCGGCGCGGAAGCGGATGCGGGAGCTGCGCCGATCCCCGGTGCAGCTTTCGGCTTCCCATGTGCTCAGACTCGTCACCAGCTGGCGCAGTCTCTTGGTCGCTTCGGCATTGACGAGCGAGAGCTCGGCGAGCAGTCGCGCGGCGTTCTCCGAGTCGGTCTCCTTGGCCAAGGTGCGGATGATCGCGGATTCGGTGGTCAGGGAGTGCGAGATCGTATCGTGCATATCGCTGGTGAACCGTGCACGCATCGCGTCGAGAGTCTTCTGGTGGTCGACTGCGGCACGTTCCCTCCGGTCGATCTCGCGCCGGATCCGCACCTCGACGAAGCTGGCAGAGAGACCAAGCAGAGCGTAGGTCAGCCAGCCGTAGCCGAGGTCGGTCAATCCCTCGAATCCCGCGTCATAGGACCCCAGCTGAGTGGAGGCGAAGAGGTAGGCGGCCAGCCCCACGGTGCCGAGCGCGAACCCGATCCAGCGGCGACGGCTGATGAGGACCGCCGTGGCGAGGATGAGCGCCTCGGGGTACATGTTCTCCAGGTCCGGGTAGAGCTGGGAGAACACCATGCCGAGCCCGGTCGCCGCGATGACGATGGAAAGCGGCAGGAATGCGGCGAGGACGATGAACCCGTAGGCGAGGATGAGGAACGCGGCGTAGCGGGGTTCGGCGATCTCGAACGACCCGGGCACGAGGATGGTCAGGCCCATGATCAGCGCCAACAGTCGGATCGGCAGGTCGATGAAGCGCGGTCCTCTGAGGAACCGCCACACGCGGGCCGGAACGCTCATGCTCGAGCCGTCGATCGCTGTAGTCATGGCCTCTATTGTGCTACACCTGCAGGGCGCCGACCACGCCCTCCCGAACTACCTGACGGCGGCCCAGCAACCTCGCGCGAGGTTGCTGGGCCGCCGTCAGGTAGTAATTGGGCGGAGGGTCAGGCGGGGAGGAGTTCGGCGAGGCCCGCCTCGATGACGTCGAAGGCGTCGTGGAGCAGCTCGTCCGAGATCGTCAGCGGCGGCAGGAAGCGCAGGATGTTGCTGAAGGTTCCCGTGGTGAGCACGAGGACGCCGTTCTTCGCGCAGTAGTCCGCGATCTTCTTCACCAGATCCGCGTTCGGCTCGATCGAGTCGTGCTCGACGAACTCGGCGGCGATCATGGCTCCGCGGCCGCGGATGTCGCCGACCTCGGGGTATTTCGACTGCAGCTTGGTCAGACGGTCGACGATGATCTCGCCGATGTGTCCGGCCCGATCGGCCAGTCCGTCCTCCTCATAGGCGGCGAT includes the following:
- a CDS encoding type III PLP-dependent enzyme domain-containing protein is translated as MMHTRHDASSISARRARAITTIADTSDQTGAPALSDAHPVIGLIDLDHIDAAFAQLSSAFASDHEVLHAVACKAVPLRPLLRLYAEAGAGCEVASPGELELALAAGFTPDRIVFDSPAKTWTELRRAVELGVSMNIDNLEELARLDTLLEERHTTAAAPGTAAPALASEATPAPASAGTTTLTPAVGSAYPAPTSARIGIRINPQSGTGTIGALSTATQTSKFGIGLTDEGSRAAVIEAYLSRPWLTQVHVHSGSQGIGLEQAAEGVAVAVELAAEINTRAGRRQVTCIDIGGGLPVNFDGEEVTPTFADYRSALETRIPELFDFDIVTEFGRALLAKAGTILTRVEYAKTTGGRRIAMTHAGVQVATRTAYAPADWPLRILPFDPQGRPKIAEAVPTDVAGPACFAGDLLARDRMLPGLDAGDLVAVPDTGAYYFSNPFSYNLLPRVPVYGYRITAAGGGADPNRPAPTGTDQTGPSPSPAADERRAGGRLGEGAPQFFLIRAGQTIDDVLAEAGEPELTASPAGGPSRAAGEDGECHADKQGAFVRS
- a CDS encoding PucR family transcriptional regulator; this translates as MTDAASPRLSHLIRDTEGFLLPLTEATDDVVVTRVEFDFDLHADTPTLTGTVVLITEAVAGSGHLDALIETHRGAAALILSPGTHDHLTDAPANRQGESAPVLLERSPAVTWSEVLVHLRQLREGAASTLAWPDVDDLSALAAVIAETTGASITIEDPASRVLAHANLGDELDEIRRETILSGAIPGWRIAELEESGFLDTVRRSTDVVERPADGATPARSVIALRSEGELIGTIWAAYPESVAPESLREVLRDAARAALPVMLRTLRRSPFEKRIRREALGSILLGAADLGPAATLLALPFSGHYAALAFAEVAPEREPALRFHLRAAFADAVLAHDDRTGRLAVLVHIDGHFTAAEVKTRVLAALKRSLPSSGMLLFGVGCTVERLDHVHRAWKEAVDIVDALLSRGTRARGRAADTSHPPERGPAAERGHSPSGRDSSTVTAQAIGATADDVAAELIGLTAADALRAADSQLPTSGVGSQSPMSGTAPHTVHPPFGSSAVSPQISAPARALAAHDAEHNGQLLETLRVYFATVGNSAEASRRLHVHTNSLRHRLGRIEEITGLSTSERAERLWLELSVLVVDRETALGSERRGSERSGSERGGSTRP
- a CDS encoding response regulator transcription factor; translated protein: MTSILVVDDDSWTTRAVTAALRDAGDFAVLDPVHSGEEAVESFTAHRPDLVLMDVNMPPGMSGVDATGAILERDPDARVVLLTTVAPGPGIARGLEAGALAVVNKTAGEEELVSVVRAASAGESPELLKGLAEDISISGDHLPEAPLSAPQLTDRELELLTLLCQGHGYDEIAEAQFVTMYTVKSHAKNLRTKLGAKNLAQLVVRALQFKYYSPE
- a CDS encoding sensor histidine kinase — translated: MTTAIDGSSMSVPARVWRFLRGPRFIDLPIRLLALIMGLTILVPGSFEIAEPRYAAFLILAYGFIVLAAFLPLSIVIAATGLGMVFSQLYPDLENMYPEALILATAVLISRRRWIGFALGTVGLAAYLFASTQLGSYDAGFEGLTDLGYGWLTYALLGLSASFVEVRIRREIDRRERAAVDHQKTLDAMRARFTSDMHDTISHSLTTESAIIRTLAKETDSENAARLLAELSLVNAEATKRLRQLVTSLSTWEAESCTGDRRSSRIRFRAEAEQLTTAIEDGCTAGSVPLTTSLSPLPAYSSSMLGHHFRAVMLELATNVIRHSTPATPASIEVEMRGEDGDRAELVCRSINETPAALTQAPRSLTRRATAVGGRCRVATDEEERAVVEVALPVRFLAPSAGITSAGPSAGSASVTAAGTRAAVDSDAVMIDVIGDDVLSAPMNDSGASASAMDEGDQETVVERGLGGGPGHPSESTSEGGSITHGGDRPARDDSAGDRNTVDA